The Cerasicoccus sp. TK19100 genome window below encodes:
- a CDS encoding TatD family hydrolase, which translates to MRYIEPHAHMVSRVTDDYERLVLAGCRAVCEPAFWAGFDRSSPQGFYDYYLQLTEYEPRRAAKYHLPHFCWLCINPKEAEDVGFAREVMALIPEFLPKDNVLGIGEIGLNKNTRSELRILEEHIDLAAQHDQLILVHTPHLEDKLKGTRLILSALQSDSRIKPERVIIDHVEEHTVREVLDAGFWAGITLYPVSKCTPARAADILEMHGRERLWVNSACDWGPSDPLAVPKLAMELRARGFSEAELDDFLFKNPCRFLSQCDKFNVTE; encoded by the coding sequence ATGCGATACATCGAACCACATGCGCACATGGTGAGCCGTGTCACCGATGATTACGAGCGCCTCGTGTTGGCCGGTTGCCGCGCGGTGTGCGAGCCGGCGTTTTGGGCGGGCTTCGACCGCTCGTCTCCGCAGGGATTTTACGACTACTATTTGCAACTGACGGAGTATGAGCCGCGCCGCGCCGCGAAGTATCACCTGCCGCATTTTTGCTGGCTGTGCATCAACCCGAAGGAAGCGGAAGATGTCGGCTTTGCGCGCGAGGTAATGGCGCTGATTCCGGAGTTTTTACCGAAGGACAACGTGCTCGGCATTGGCGAGATCGGGCTCAATAAAAATACGCGCAGCGAACTGCGGATTCTCGAAGAGCATATCGACTTGGCAGCGCAGCATGATCAGTTGATCCTCGTGCACACGCCGCATTTGGAAGACAAATTGAAGGGCACGCGCCTGATTCTCTCAGCATTGCAAAGTGACTCGCGGATCAAGCCTGAGCGCGTGATCATTGATCACGTGGAGGAGCATACGGTGCGCGAGGTGTTGGACGCCGGATTTTGGGCCGGTATCACGCTTTACCCGGTGTCAAAGTGCACACCGGCGAGGGCGGCGGACATCCTGGAAATGCACGGCCGCGAGCGGCTGTGGGTGAACTCCGCATGCGACTGGGGCCCCAGTGATCCGCTGGCCGTGCCGAAGCTGGCGATGGAACTGCGCGCACGTGGCTTCAGTGAGGCGGAGCTGGATGACTTTCTGTTTAAGAACCCTTGCCGGTTCCTGAGCCAGTGCGATAAGTTCAACGTGACTGAGTAA